Proteins encoded by one window of Armigeres subalbatus isolate Guangzhou_Male unplaced genomic scaffold, GZ_Asu_2 Contig611, whole genome shotgun sequence:
- the LOC134204476 gene encoding uncharacterized protein LOC134204476 has translation MLNDHDHANPCTCQFSNPCAIEELVNRFWQLEEVQDNRGWSPSERFCEEHFIRNTTRNTHGRFIVKLPKREELLMQLKDNRYNATRRFYSLERSLETNPEKKILYHKFVKEYLELRHMQEVDPGEFNIQPQYFLPHHAVMKMDSSTTKL, from the coding sequence ATGCTGAATGATCATGACCATGCAAATCCTTGCACCTGCCAGTTCAGCAACCCATGTGCTATCGAAGAGCTAGTCAACCGATTCTGGCAGCTAGAAGAAGTGCAGGACAACCGAGGCTGGTCTCCCTCGGAACGATTCTGCGAAGAACACTTCATCCGGAATACCACGAGAAATACACATGGTCGCTTCATCGTCAAACTACCCAAGCGCGAAGAGCTTCTGATGCAGCTGAAGGACAACCGATACAATGCAACCCGCCGCTTCTATAGTTTGGAGCGGTCTCTGGAAACGAATCcggagaagaaaatattgtatcACAAGTTCGTCAAGGAGTACTTGGAGCTCCGCCACATGCAGGAGGTTGACCCCGGGGAATTCAATATACAGCCACAGTATTTCCTGCCTCATCATGCCGTAATGAAAATGGACAGCTCCACAACAAAACTTTGA